The region GGCTAAAATCGTTTTTAACGTTAATGCCGAAGCGGCTATAATTCCCGCCCATATTTGGACGCCCTGGTTTTCGCTTTTCGGCTCAATGTCCGGTTTTGATTCACTTGAGGAATGTTTCGGCAAAATGAGCGGTAAAATTTTTGCCGGAGAAACGGGATTAAGCAGCGATCCGGCGATGAATTGGCGGCTTTCCGCGCTTGATAATCTAGCGCTTATTTCTAATTCCGACTCGCACAGCCTTCAGCGCATCGGCCGCGAAGCCAATATCTTAAACACCGAACTTTCTTACAGCGGCGTTATGGAAGCGATTAAAAGCGGCGCGCCGAAAAAACGGGCGGAAAACGAAAAAGCGCGGGAAAAATTTGTCGCCACCGTTGAATTTTTTCCCGAAGAAGGAAAATACCATTACGACGGCCATCGCGCTTGCGGCATTGTCTGGCCGCCGGAAGAAACTAAAAAACACAAAAGCATCTGCCCGAAATGCCAAAAACCAGTCGTAGTCGGCGTGCTCAACCGAACGGATAAACTGGCGGACCGGAAGAAAATTCCTGACAACCAAAATTATTACTGTTCCTTTGAAACGCGCGTCCCATATTACCGCGCCGTGCCTTTAGATGAAGTTATCGGCGAAGCAATGGAAGTGGGGCCGGCTTCCAAAAAAGTAAAAGCTAAATATGAAGAACTGATTAAAAAATTCGGCAATGAGCTTAAAATTCTTTTGGAAATTCAGCCAGAACAATTGGAAAAAATCGGCGAAAAAAAGATTGCCGAGGCTTTGCGGCGGCTTCGGCTGGGAAATATTGAAATCCGGCCCGGTTATGACGGCGAATACGGCGTGGTAAAAATTTTCAAAGAAGGAGAAAAAAAAGATTTTTCCGATCAAGCGGCATTGTTTTAAGCTGAAATTTAGAATAAGATTAATAAACACCACACTTAAAATTTAAGTATAAAGATGAATATCCGGGCCTATAGTTTAGTGGCAAAACATATCCATGGCATGGATAAGATCCGAGTTCGATTCTCGGTAGGTCCACTGTATGATACTTCGAGCCGTGAGATTGCTGATTAAGCTCGAAGATTACTGACAATTTCGCGGTTCCAAAACCTTTATTTCTCGTGTACGGAATTCCGTCCGGAAAGATTAATTTCTGGAACCGCGGGCGAATTTCGGCCGGCAAATCAAACCACTGCCGGCCAAGATCGCGAATAAAGGCAATGGCGTAGGCCAGAGCCGCTTCAATATCAAAAGTATAAACATTTTTGGACGATCCGATAGTACTCTCAGTAAGTTTTTTATCGATGTCGGCCCCTTCGGACATTACGACCAAATCATCCTTAATAAATTTCTTTAAGTATTCTGAAAGGTATTTCCCAATTTTCTCTTTTGATTTTTGATCTACATCTAAATCAAAGGCAATGGCATCAAATAGAGACTGGCCATCGCCAAGTATTTTATCAAGCGCATCATCAAAAGTAATAGTAGAGAGCTCCTGTTCTATATCTGTCACCGAAAATTTATTTTCAAAAAAACGCTTTTGACGCTTGGCGCATTCACTTTGCGGATTCTCCTTAATAACGAGCTGCATTTTTTCGTACACTCGCGGAAGAATGTCGTCCCATAAATCTATTCTGCAGGTTAAATTTTTAAACCCGAAGCCGAACTTTTTTGAAATTCTAATCAAATATCCTATTAAAACTTCATTGTCCCATCCTATTGGTGACAGGTGGAAAAGCAAGCTATCGGAATGATTTCCGCCTGACTTTTCTAAAATGATCGCAAGGACATATAACTCGCTCGGTTTTATATTGATTTTCCATTTTCATATTCATGCTCATTTTTCGGCTATATTCGGATATAATCCGCTATAGTCGTTATATACGATTAAGGCCTGTTGACTCTTTAAATACTATCGTATATAATTGTATATAGTTAACTATATCCGGTTAATAGCTAATAAATTTATGGCAGAAAACCGCTTCAACAAAAGAATAAAATTTACAACAGAGATTTTAAGCAAGATCGCCAAGATTGATGAATTCAAGGGTCTCTGGCAAGGAAGCCTACGGCTAAGCCCACAGATTTTGGGGCGCCTTAAGGCCTCAGTCATCATTACGAGCACCGGCGCATCTACTCGTATTGAGGGCGCAAAAATGAGCGATGAAGAAGTCGCGCGTCTTTTGCGTGGTTTGAAATCCAAACCGCCAAAAGGCAGAGATGAGGAAGAGAATGCCGGCTACGCCGATCTCTTGGGCAGAATTTTCGACAATTGGAAAACGCTTAAGCTTTCAGAAAACCAGATTTATCAGTTCCACGATATTATGCTACATTTTGCCAAAAAAGATAAAAGCCATAGAGGTAAATATAAAGCAACTGATAACGCCGTAACAACCAAAAATGAAAAAGGTGAAATCGTAGTTTTATTTAAGCCGACCCCATCATATCTTGTAAAGCCGGAAATGGAACAGATTTTGGCCTGGACGAACGAGCAGTTGGAGAAGAAAGAACCTCACCCCCTGCTCGTGATTGCAAATTTCATTTTTGAGTTTTTGGCAATTCACCCATTTCAAGACGGCAATGGGCGTCTTTCGCGCGCGCTGACGAATCTCTTGCTCTTGAAATCCGATTACTCGTATGTGCCGTATGTTTCTATGGAAGAAATTATTGAGGAAAAAAGGACTGAATACTATCTCGCGCTTCGAGCAACTCAAAAAACGCATAAAACCGACAATGAAGATATTGCGGCATGGGTGAGTTTCTTTTTGGATGTTTTGATTGAACAAGCAAATCGGGCAAAGAAGATTATGGAGGCGGATCAGCCGGAAAAACTACTCTCCGAAAAACAATTGGAAATTTATCGGTTATTCGACACTAAAGACACTCTTGGCGTTTCGGAAATAGACAAAACACTCAAAGGCAGAATCCCGCAAGTTACCATAAAACAGGCGCTCTCACGCTTGGTTGAATTAAAGTTGCTCGAAAGAATCGGCCTCGGCCGCGGCACAAGATACAAGAAATTATAAGTCGAAACCAAAGATGAAATATGAAAATGAATATGAATTCCGATCTAACATTTATTACAAACGAAAAGAATAAGCAGCTCAAGCAAAGAATTGCCGAGCTTATTAAAAGTAGCAAGGAATTGAGATTTCTTGTCGGTTTTTTCTATTTTTCCGGCATAGACGAATTATACGAGGCGTTAAAAAACAACCCCTCGTTTCAGATGGATGTTTTAGTTGGGCTTAATACCGACAAAACCATTCACGGCTTAATTGAGTATCCGGACCCAAACACGAATATCACAGATAGGGAGAAGGTGGAAAAGTTCTTTGATTCAATCGCAAAATCGATTAACTCCGATGAATTTGACACGAGGGAATTTTACGAACGGGTGAAGTTTTATTTGGAACTTATAAAGTCCGGAAAATTAAGAATCCGCAAAACCCTAAAGCCGCATCACGACAAACTTTATATTTTTAACATCAAAGACGAGCTAAGGTCGCTCAAAAAATCCGTTTTGATTACGGGCAGTAGCAACTTAACGCGTTCCGGACTTTCCACGCAGAATGAATTTAATGTTGAAATCAGTGATCACGGAACCGAAGAAGCAAACGATTATTTTGAAAGAAATTGGAACGAGGCCGTGCCCATTACGGAAATACCCACTTATCGGGACAGATTAATCAATTTAGTTGAAAATAAAACGCTTATTGCCGATATCACTCCCTTTGAGGCTTTCGCATTCGTGCTAAAAAATTATCTCGATGTGCAAGGTCAGCAAAGAGTGAAGGAGAGCGTCAAAGAATTGCTTGAGCGTAAGGGATATAAGCCGTACCAGTACCAGCTCGATGCCGTTTCGCAGGCGCTTAATATCATTAATAGCCCAGACACGCCCAATGGCTTAATTGTTTCTGATGTCGTGGGCCTGGGCAAAAGCATAGTTGCTTCTTTAATCGCCAAGAGTTTGGGCAAACGAGGGGTGATTATCTGTCCGCCGGGACTTATTGGCGATGAAAATAAAAAATCCGGCTGGAAAAAATATAAAGAAGATTTTGAGCTTCACGACTGGGAGATACGCGCATGTGGTCTCGAAAATCTTGAACGGACGCTGGAGCTGGTAAAAGAGAATAATGAATACGAAGTTATTATCGTGGACGAGGTTCACCGCTTTAGAAATCAGGATACGGAGGCGTATGAGGCATTGAGCAATATATGCCGGGATAAAATTGTTATTTTGCTTTCGGCGACACCATTCAGCAATACTCCGGCCGACATTTTTTCTCTGCTGAAGTTATTCGTAGTGCCCGGAAAATCAAAAATCAGCTTGGATGATGACTTGGCAAGCCGCTTTAGATCATATAACAGCGCGTTCAAAAAACTGTCCGGCATTAGAAAGGACTTTAAATCTCCGGATAAACAGAAACGAAGTCGCGCAGCCGCTGACTATGAAGCTATGTTCGGTGAGAAAAAAATTGAGGCGGACAAGCTCAAGGAGCGGGTTCGTTATCTCTCAAATAGCATCCGTCAAGTTATAGAGCCGGTTCTTATTCGCCGCAACCGCATTGACCTCAAAAAAGACCCCGTTTATTCAAAAGAGGTTTATGATTTGTCCGAAGTTAAAGATCCCAAAGAGCTGTTTTTTGAAATGACAGATAAGCAGTTGGATTTTTATGACAGCATAACAAAAATATATTTTGGGGATGACAAAGAAAGCCGCAGATTTACCGGCGCCATTTACAGGCCATTCTACTATGAGTCCGGGCAAGATGAATTTGAAGAAAAAGACCTAGAGAAAAACCGAGAATTCCTCATGCAGTCAAACTTGTTTGATTTCATGAGGCGGTTGTTGGTTAAAAGATTTGAAAGCTCTTTCGGTGCGTTCTCCAGAAGTATAGAGAATTTCTATAAAATTACGGATAAGGTTCAAAAGTTTATTGAGAACTCCGGCGGCAAATTCATTCTGGATAGAAAATTAATGGACAATATTTATGAGGAGGATATAGACGAGATTGATAAACAGCTTGAAGAATATGAGCAAAAATTGGGAGAGGGCAAGTATCCGAAATCATATAAAATCTATGAGGTTGGCGATTTCAAGCTTAAAGAACAATTTTTGCGGGACATCGAATCGGATAAAAAGCTTTTTGGAGAGCTTCTCGACACGCTAAAGACATTAAGGTTGGTGGACGAGGACCCGAAATTCGACAAGCTCGTTGCGGAAATGCGGTCATTGATGTCTGCGGAACATCCCATCTCCGAACCAAATCGGAAGATAGTGATTTTTACGGAATATTCAGACACGGCAAAATACCTTGAAGAAAAGCTGGAAGCTACTTTTCCGGGCAAGATTTTATCTATTGCCGATAACTGGTCTAATTCTACAATTACAAGCATCGTGGAGAATTTTGACGCGAGCTACAAACAACAAAAAGACGACTACCAAATCCTTTTGGCCACCGATAAGATTTCTGAAGGATTCAATCTTAACCGCGCAGGCGCAATCATCAACTACGATATTCCGTGGAACCCGACAAAAGTTATTCAAAGGGTGGGCCGTATTAACCGTATTGGCAAAAAAGTTTTCAATGAGCTTTTCATATTTAATTTCTTCCCGACCTTGAAGGGATCAGAGTATGTAAGGAGCAGGGAGATCGCCGCCCAAAAGATGTTTCTGATTCACAATACTCTTGGCGAGGATGCAAAAATCTTTGAACCGGATGAGGAACCGACAGCGGCAAAGCTATTCCAAAAGATTATGGTAAATCCGGAAAGCGTTGAAGAGGAAAGTTTCCAAACCAAAATTCGCTCTGCGTTTGCCAAGATTGCCGACAATAACCCTGAAGTAATTGAGAAAATAAAAAGCTTGCCGGCCCGCGTAAAGGTTGCGAAAGGAAATGATGAGTATTTGCTCTCGGTGTTTATCAAGAAGGGGCTGGGATTTTATGTCCGCACTACGGAAAGCGGCGAACAAGTTGATGAGCCGCCATTTGAGCTTGCCTATCCTAAAATAGAATGCGGCAAAGACGAACCGCAAAAAAGGTTAAGTGATTCTTTTTGGAATAATTATATAAAGGTTAAAGAATTCAAGTTGCAGGTAAAACAAGTTCCGGGCGCGGTAAGTTTGGAAAACAGGGC is a window of Candidatus Niyogibacteria bacterium DNA encoding:
- a CDS encoding DNA helicase UvrD, whose protein sequence is MKFIADLHIHSKFSRATSKEMCLEELDRWADNKGILVMGTGDFTHPQWFREIKEKLEPAEPGLFRLKKELKRETIKRTRAETRFLLSVEISSIYKKNGKTRRIHNIIFSPDLETAEKINNQLSLRGNIKSDGRPILGLDAEELAKIVFNVNAEAAIIPAHIWTPWFSLFGSMSGFDSLEECFGKMSGKIFAGETGLSSDPAMNWRLSALDNLALISNSDSHSLQRIGREANILNTELSYSGVMEAIKSGAPKKRAENEKAREKFVATVEFFPEEGKYHYDGHRACGIVWPPEETKKHKSICPKCQKPVVVGVLNRTDKLADRKKIPDNQNYYCSFETRVPYYRAVPLDEVIGEAMEVGPASKKVKAKYEELIKKFGNELKILLEIQPEQLEKIGEKKIAEALRRLRLGNIEIRPGYDGEYGVVKIFKEGEKKDFSDQAALF
- a CDS encoding Fic family protein, with the protein product MAENRFNKRIKFTTEILSKIAKIDEFKGLWQGSLRLSPQILGRLKASVIITSTGASTRIEGAKMSDEEVARLLRGLKSKPPKGRDEEENAGYADLLGRIFDNWKTLKLSENQIYQFHDIMLHFAKKDKSHRGKYKATDNAVTTKNEKGEIVVLFKPTPSYLVKPEMEQILAWTNEQLEKKEPHPLLVIANFIFEFLAIHPFQDGNGRLSRALTNLLLLKSDYSYVPYVSMEEIIEEKRTEYYLALRATQKTHKTDNEDIAAWVSFFLDVLIEQANRAKKIMEADQPEKLLSEKQLEIYRLFDTKDTLGVSEIDKTLKGRIPQVTIKQALSRLVELKLLERIGLGRGTRYKKL
- a CDS encoding DEAD/DEAH box helicase family protein, whose protein sequence is MNSDLTFITNEKNKQLKQRIAELIKSSKELRFLVGFFYFSGIDELYEALKNNPSFQMDVLVGLNTDKTIHGLIEYPDPNTNITDREKVEKFFDSIAKSINSDEFDTREFYERVKFYLELIKSGKLRIRKTLKPHHDKLYIFNIKDELRSLKKSVLITGSSNLTRSGLSTQNEFNVEISDHGTEEANDYFERNWNEAVPITEIPTYRDRLINLVENKTLIADITPFEAFAFVLKNYLDVQGQQRVKESVKELLERKGYKPYQYQLDAVSQALNIINSPDTPNGLIVSDVVGLGKSIVASLIAKSLGKRGVIICPPGLIGDENKKSGWKKYKEDFELHDWEIRACGLENLERTLELVKENNEYEVIIVDEVHRFRNQDTEAYEALSNICRDKIVILLSATPFSNTPADIFSLLKLFVVPGKSKISLDDDLASRFRSYNSAFKKLSGIRKDFKSPDKQKRSRAAADYEAMFGEKKIEADKLKERVRYLSNSIRQVIEPVLIRRNRIDLKKDPVYSKEVYDLSEVKDPKELFFEMTDKQLDFYDSITKIYFGDDKESRRFTGAIYRPFYYESGQDEFEEKDLEKNREFLMQSNLFDFMRRLLVKRFESSFGAFSRSIENFYKITDKVQKFIENSGGKFILDRKLMDNIYEEDIDEIDKQLEEYEQKLGEGKYPKSYKIYEVGDFKLKEQFLRDIESDKKLFGELLDTLKTLRLVDEDPKFDKLVAEMRSLMSAEHPISEPNRKIVIFTEYSDTAKYLEEKLEATFPGKILSIADNWSNSTITSIVENFDASYKQQKDDYQILLATDKISEGFNLNRAGAIINYDIPWNPTKVIQRVGRINRIGKKVFNELFIFNFFPTLKGSEYVRSREIAAQKMFLIHNTLGEDAKIFEPDEEPTAAKLFQKIMVNPESVEEESFQTKIRSAFAKIADNNPEVIEKIKSLPARVKVAKGNDEYLLSVFIKKGLGFYVRTTESGEQVDEPPFELAYPKIECGKDEPQKRLSDSFWNNYIKVKEFKLQVKQVPGAVSLENRARNNLDTLLNSPPAGFDRHLSFARMLFEDIIDYKTLPDFTLRRIANLSTVAPEEKDISKTIAEFDKLKNDLGADYLDKVKQKLGSMQSEVIVAIENVRD